Part of the bacterium genome is shown below.
GCTTGTTCATATAGAATCCGAGAAGCTATACGAATCCTTGTTGCAGCGCGAAAAACTGGGCACCACAGGATTAGGAAATGGCATAGCCATACCGCATTGTGTCCTTCCCGATATAGATGAGTTCGTTCTCGGCATGCTGATAGTCCCGCACGGCATTGACTTCGACGCTCTGGATGGAAAGCCAGTAAAAATATTCGCATTCATCGTTGCACCCCAAAAAAGAAGGAACGACCACATAAGGCTGCTCTCCGTTGTGGCGAAAATACTTGGCACTGAATCCACGCGAAAAAGGCTTCTTTCGGCGAAGGATAAAGACGAGCTTTTCGAGATTTTCTCAAACAAATTCACCGAGCTATGCCCTATAGAGCAGCAAAGGCAATTTTATCTTTTCAACATAATAGTTCAGAAGGATTCCGATTTTCTCGATATTCTTGGCCTTCTGACGGAACTTCCTGACACATCGCTTACGATAATCGAGGCAGCCAACGCATCGAACTATCTTAAAGCGCTGCCGCTTTTCATGAGTTTCTGGGGAGAGGGGAAAAAGCGATTTAGCAAAATAATACTGGCTACCATACCAAAGAAATACTCCAACGAAGCGCTGCGGCGCATAAAAGAGATCGCGCGGAAAAACAAGTCACAATCAGAAATAATGGTCGTGGTTCTTGACACCGTATATACCTTTGGAGAACTGGAATACTAATATGGAAAACGCATCGGAAATCATAGGAAGGCTTCACAACCCATCCATTTATGGGATTTTCATCGTAGGACTCATAGTTGTCGTTGGTTTCTACTTCGGCAGGCTTGCGAAAAAGCTTCGTCTGCCAGCTATAATAGGCTACATGATTTTCGGCATTCTTCTGGGACCGTCGATACTTAACCTTGTAACGAGCGACACGCAATCTCATTTATCGTTCATAACCGAAGTTGCATTAGGGTTCGTAGCACTTGCCATCGGGCTTGAGCTTGATATAGCTCAGCTTAAACGGCACGGGAAAGCGATAATCCTAATAATCCTTTCGGAATCTTTCGGGGCATTCCTAATAGTTTTTGCAGCGCTTTACCTTCTTACCAAAGATGTCGTTCTATCGCTTATGTTCGCCTCTGTTGCGCCAGCAAGCGCCCCCGCAGGAACTGTGGCTGTCATCCAAGAATACAAAGCCAGAGGTCCGCTTACCAACGCACTATACGCCGTGGTGGGTTTTGACGATGGCTTGGGGATAATAATTTTCGGCTTTGCTTTCGCTATAGCGCGCTCGCTACTTCTGAAACAGGCTGGTGTTCACGCTGCTGGGACATTTGCTATACTTCTCAAGCCATTTCTCGAAATCCTTATGAGTTTCGGCTTAAGTATCGCCTTCTGGGCTTTGTTCACTCTGCTCTCGCGAAAACTAAGGACCTCGGGTGAGGTGCTCGTGCTGGTTTTCGGCTTCGTGATGCTCGTTACAGGGTTGTGTGAAGCGCTGGGAATATCATTGATACTGACCAACATGATGATCGGAATTTTAATCGTCAACACTCACTCAAAAAGGCTTATCCAGCACATTCAGGACGAGCTACCGAATCTTATGCAAATAATATTTATCCTTTTCTTTACTCTTGCCGGGACCAACCTTCACATAGGCGCTTTGCCGTCGTTGGGTCTTATTGGTTTGATATACATACTAT
Proteins encoded:
- a CDS encoding PTS sugar transporter subunit IIA, with translation MIKIEKILEKECFDIDDTLTDKDSVLRKIAEMAAHCSKLVHIESEKLYESLLQREKLGTTGLGNGIAIPHCVLPDIDEFVLGMLIVPHGIDFDALDGKPVKIFAFIVAPQKRRNDHIRLLSVVAKILGTESTRKRLLSAKDKDELFEIFSNKFTELCPIEQQRQFYLFNIIVQKDSDFLDILGLLTELPDTSLTIIEAANASNYLKALPLFMSFWGEGKKRFSKIILATIPKKYSNEALRRIKEIARKNKSQSEIMVVVLDTVYTFGELEY
- a CDS encoding cation:proton antiporter, which produces MENASEIIGRLHNPSIYGIFIVGLIVVVGFYFGRLAKKLRLPAIIGYMIFGILLGPSILNLVTSDTQSHLSFITEVALGFVALAIGLELDIAQLKRHGKAIILIILSESFGAFLIVFAALYLLTKDVVLSLMFASVAPASAPAGTVAVIQEYKARGPLTNALYAVVGFDDGLGIIIFGFAFAIARSLLLKQAGVHAAGTFAILLKPFLEILMSFGLSIAFWALFTLLSRKLRTSGEVLVLVFGFVMLVTGLCEALGISLILTNMMIGILIVNTHSKRLIQHIQDELPNLMQIIFILFFTLAGTNLHIGALPSLGLIGLIYILSRAIGLMGGAWFGATVGKASQKIRKYLGLGILSQAGVAIGLSLIVKQQFAGVGKILRYVGGNPFTEGDRIGTALLTTITATCVVFEIIGPILTKIALTKAGEIGESI